One window of Erwinia aphidicola genomic DNA carries:
- a CDS encoding FadR/GntR family transcriptional regulator, whose translation MDLPTLKVERLYRQISNLLINCIKQGQFPAGAILPPERELAKQLGVSRSSIREALIALEITGWVEIRTGNGVYVMNPLPQSESAPAEEEFSLKALIQARQVYEAMTAELAARNGSDDQRAELQEITQDLIQLHVNDDKFLREDKRFHLLIAEMTGNEVLRDMMEYLWNKRKSSRFVRLESHYAESDFPREMNQDHADIAAAIIARDAPQARACMERHLQHVYDRLFIE comes from the coding sequence ATGGATTTACCGACACTAAAAGTAGAGCGCCTATACCGGCAGATTTCTAACCTGCTGATTAACTGCATTAAGCAGGGACAGTTTCCGGCGGGCGCTATCCTGCCGCCGGAGCGGGAGCTGGCGAAGCAGCTCGGCGTCAGCCGCTCGTCGATCCGCGAAGCGCTGATTGCGCTGGAGATTACCGGCTGGGTGGAGATCCGCACCGGCAACGGCGTTTACGTCATGAACCCGCTGCCGCAGAGCGAGAGCGCCCCGGCAGAGGAGGAGTTCAGCCTCAAGGCGCTGATACAGGCGCGCCAGGTGTATGAAGCGATGACCGCGGAACTGGCGGCGCGCAACGGCAGTGATGACCAGCGCGCAGAGTTGCAGGAGATCACCCAGGATCTCATCCAGCTGCACGTCAATGACGACAAGTTTCTGCGCGAAGATAAGCGTTTCCACCTGCTGATTGCCGAGATGACCGGCAACGAGGTGCTGCGCGATATGATGGAATACCTGTGGAACAAGCGTAAAAGCTCGCGCTTTGTGCGCCTGGAGAGCCACTACGCCGAAAGTGATTTCCCGCGCGAGATGAATCAGGATCACGCCGATATTGCCGCGGCGATTATCGCCCGCGATGCCCCGCAGGCGCGCGCCTGCATGGAGCGCCATTTACAGCACGTGTATGACCGGCTGTTTATTGAGTAA
- a CDS encoding MFS transporter, translated as MTVSTFATPLQKTIRIKRIQTVSLILLFTAGIINFLDRGSLSIANAAIRNDLGLSATEFGVLLSAFSLSYGISQLPSGLLLDRFGPRIVLGGGLLFWSVMQAMAGAVNSFSHFIMLRIGLGIGEAPFMPSGVKVVNDWFSARERGLPMGIFNSSTTFGQAFAPPILVALMLAFGWRMMFVIIGVAGVAVALCWVAWYRNRDRFALTREEQQYLDQDTQPSQKTRVSLKEWGTLFKKRTVWGMILGFSGVNYTGWLYLSWLPGYLQAERGLSLASTGWVAAIPFLFGSIGMLVNGTVADRLARRGYALAKTRKALICFGLVCSAACTLLVVQSTSTAMAVGFISLALFFVHFAGTSAWGLVQVMAPSRMVASVSSIQNFGSFICASFAPIVTGWVVDTTGSFNMALVICSCVTFAGALAYFFIVKDPITD; from the coding sequence ATGACGGTTTCTACCTTTGCAACACCTCTACAAAAAACCATCCGTATCAAACGGATACAAACCGTATCGCTGATACTGCTGTTCACCGCCGGGATCATTAACTTTCTCGATCGCGGATCGCTGTCGATCGCCAACGCGGCGATCCGCAACGATCTCGGGCTGTCCGCCACCGAATTCGGCGTGCTGCTCTCCGCCTTCTCGCTCTCTTACGGCATCTCGCAGTTGCCGAGCGGCCTGCTGCTGGACCGCTTTGGTCCGCGCATCGTGCTGGGCGGCGGCCTGCTGTTCTGGTCGGTGATGCAGGCGATGGCCGGGGCAGTGAACAGCTTCAGCCACTTTATTATGCTGCGTATTGGCCTCGGCATCGGCGAAGCGCCGTTTATGCCGAGCGGCGTTAAAGTGGTCAACGACTGGTTCAGCGCCCGCGAGCGCGGCCTGCCGATGGGCATTTTTAACTCCTCCACCACCTTCGGCCAGGCCTTTGCCCCGCCGATCCTCGTGGCGCTGATGCTGGCGTTCGGCTGGCGGATGATGTTTGTGATTATCGGCGTGGCGGGCGTGGCGGTAGCGCTGTGCTGGGTGGCCTGGTATCGCAACCGCGACCGCTTTGCCCTGACCCGCGAAGAGCAGCAGTATCTTGACCAGGACACGCAGCCGTCGCAGAAAACCCGCGTGTCGCTAAAGGAGTGGGGTACGCTGTTTAAGAAGCGCACGGTGTGGGGGATGATCCTCGGCTTCAGCGGCGTCAACTATACCGGCTGGCTCTATCTCTCGTGGCTGCCGGGCTATCTGCAGGCGGAGCGCGGGCTGAGCCTGGCGAGCACCGGCTGGGTGGCGGCAATCCCATTCCTGTTTGGCTCCATCGGCATGCTGGTCAACGGCACCGTCGCCGACCGCCTGGCGCGGCGCGGCTATGCGCTGGCGAAAACCCGTAAAGCGCTGATCTGCTTCGGGCTGGTCTGCTCCGCCGCCTGTACCCTGCTGGTCGTGCAGTCCACCTCCACCGCCATGGCCGTGGGCTTTATCAGCCTGGCGCTGTTCTTTGTCCACTTTGCCGGCACCTCAGCCTGGGGGCTGGTGCAGGTGATGGCGCCGTCGCGCATGGTGGCCTCGGTCAGCAGTATTCAGAACTTCGGCAGCTTTATCTGCGCCTCATTCGCGCCGATTGTCACCGGCTGGGTGGTCGACACCACCGGCTCGTTCAATATGGCGCTGGTGATCTGCTCCTGCGTGACCTTTGCCGGGGCGCTGGCCTATTTCTTTATCGTAAAAGATCCGATTACAGACTAA
- a CDS encoding TIM barrel protein — MAIDPTRFCINRKIAPALSIEAFFQLVQKLGLHKVELRNDMKGGSVTDNMSHQQVRNLAEKYGIEIVTINALYPFNQISADLLTRAESLLKDASGIGAKALVMCPLNDGTRISAEDTAAALRELAPLFARYGVNGLVEPLGFPVSSLRSAGQAISLIQQAEVPFKIVLDTFHHHLFEGAEQDFAAGIAVSQIGLVHLSGVIDGRPVNELTDEERLMLSEDDLLKSAWQVQRLEALGYQGVYAFEPFASVMDSWSAADIEREIRQSIALLQD, encoded by the coding sequence ATGGCTATTGATCCAACCCGCTTTTGCATTAACCGTAAAATCGCCCCCGCGCTCAGCATTGAAGCGTTTTTCCAGCTGGTGCAAAAACTCGGCCTGCATAAGGTTGAGCTGCGCAATGATATGAAGGGCGGCAGCGTTACCGACAATATGAGCCATCAGCAGGTGCGCAACCTGGCCGAAAAATATGGCATCGAGATCGTCACCATCAACGCGCTGTATCCGTTTAACCAAATCAGCGCTGACCTGCTGACGCGGGCGGAATCGCTGCTGAAAGATGCCAGCGGGATTGGTGCTAAAGCGCTGGTGATGTGCCCGCTCAACGACGGGACGCGAATTTCGGCCGAGGATACCGCAGCCGCGCTGCGCGAGCTGGCGCCGCTGTTTGCACGCTACGGCGTCAATGGCCTGGTTGAGCCGCTGGGGTTCCCGGTCAGTTCACTGCGCTCTGCCGGCCAGGCTATTAGCCTGATCCAACAGGCCGAGGTGCCGTTTAAAATCGTGCTGGATACCTTCCATCACCATCTGTTTGAGGGCGCGGAGCAGGATTTCGCCGCCGGTATTGCTGTGTCGCAGATTGGCCTGGTGCACCTCTCCGGAGTGATTGATGGCCGCCCGGTGAATGAGCTGACCGATGAAGAGCGCCTGATGCTGAGTGAAGACGACCTGCTGAAAAGCGCGTGGCAGGTGCAGCGCCTGGAAGCGCTGGGTTACCAGGGGGTTTACGCCTTCGAGCCGTTTGCCTCGGTGATGGACAGCTGGAGCGCGGCGGACATTGAGCGTGAGATCCGCCAGAGCATTGCGTTACTGCAGGATTAA
- a CDS encoding AI-2E family transporter, whose translation MKPLPQEKIGQNILLKLATLMVILGAIKLSAEIVVPFLLALFFAIVLNPMVSWLMRRGVRRGLAIGLVTVAIIIVLGLLGLMIAGSAQEFSEVYPQLQAQAEQKLAVVQHLAGRFHINISAQSLAQRLDPNAIVDVATTMLGQFSGAMAQVILVVMTVIFMLFEVHHLPYKLRYALVNPQIRIAGLHKALKGVTHYLALKTLISLFTGVLVWLALLALGVKFALLWGVVAFVLNFIPNIGPVIAGVPPVLQALLLNTPLDAGLVAGLFIAIHMLLGNLLEPRVMGRGLGLSSLIVFLSLIFWGWLLGPIGMLLSVPLTSVCKILMETTPGGGRLAILLGNGRKSL comes from the coding sequence ATGAAACCCTTACCCCAGGAGAAAATCGGGCAGAATATCCTGCTGAAGCTGGCGACGCTGATGGTGATCCTCGGCGCGATTAAGCTGTCCGCAGAGATCGTCGTGCCGTTTTTACTGGCGTTGTTCTTTGCCATCGTGCTTAACCCAATGGTCAGCTGGCTGATGCGGCGCGGCGTGCGGCGCGGGCTGGCGATAGGCCTGGTGACGGTGGCGATTATTATTGTGCTGGGGCTGCTCGGTCTGATGATTGCCGGGTCGGCGCAGGAGTTCAGCGAGGTTTACCCGCAGCTGCAGGCGCAGGCGGAACAGAAGCTGGCCGTGGTGCAGCATCTGGCCGGGCGCTTCCACATTAATATTTCGGCGCAGTCGCTGGCGCAGCGGCTGGATCCAAACGCCATCGTCGACGTCGCCACGACCATGCTTGGGCAGTTCTCCGGAGCGATGGCGCAGGTTATTCTGGTGGTGATGACGGTGATTTTCATGCTGTTTGAGGTGCACCACCTGCCGTACAAGCTGCGCTATGCCCTGGTCAATCCGCAGATCCGCATCGCCGGGCTGCACAAGGCGCTAAAAGGCGTGACGCACTATCTGGCGCTGAAAACCCTGATCAGCCTGTTTACCGGGGTGCTGGTGTGGCTGGCGCTGCTGGCGCTCGGCGTAAAGTTTGCGCTGCTGTGGGGCGTGGTGGCCTTTGTGCTCAACTTCATTCCTAATATCGGCCCGGTGATAGCCGGCGTTCCGCCGGTGCTCCAGGCGCTGCTGCTCAATACGCCGCTGGATGCCGGGCTGGTGGCGGGGCTGTTTATCGCCATTCATATGCTGCTGGGGAATCTGCTGGAGCCGCGCGTGATGGGGCGCGGGCTGGGGCTGTCGAGCCTGATTGTGTTTCTGTCGCTGATCTTCTGGGGCTGGCTGCTTGGCCCCATCGGCATGCTGCTGTCGGTGCCGCTAACCAGCGTGTGTAAGATCCTGATGGAGACCACGCCGGGCGGCGGAAGGCTGGCAATTTTACTGGGTAACGGGCGGAAATCGCTTTAA